In the genome of Pagrus major chromosome 17, Pma_NU_1.0, the window tcaaaatatcatcctatcataaacaaacatactgCCGTGGATGTGAGACATAGAGCTTATATACTTGGATGTCATTGTGGGGGTTCCAGTCAGAGTCGTAGATGATGACGGTGTCAGCGGAGGCGAGATTGATGCCCAAACCGCCAGCTCTGGTAGAGAGGAGGAAAGCAAACTGAGGAGCACCGGGAGCTGAAAAGGAGACAGAAAGTCAGAACACTGATAAGACACCATAACAGCTGATTTAGACTACACAAACAGTTTATGTCTCACCATTAAAACGATCGATGGCCTCCTGTCTCAAGTTGCCAGTGACTCCTCCATCAATTCTCTCATATTTGTATCCTTCGTTTTCCAGGAAGTCCTCCAGAAGGTCTAGCATTTTGGTCATCTGGGAGAAGACCAGAACCCTGTGGCCCCCTTCCTTCAGCTTCCTCATCATCTTCTGCAGCAGCGTCAGTTTTCCTGAGGACTTGGTCAAAGCATTGCCCTCATACATGCCATTTGGAAGTTTCGGTGCCTCCTACAATCCAGAGAAACATTCTGAATACAactgcatttaaacatttttcaataTGCAGACATAGTTCAGTGTGATAACAGAAGACAAGAAACTATTTGTTTCCATATAATTGTGTGAAAAAGACTTAAATCGTACTGTGGCAGCTGCAGGAAAGAGGTAGGGATGATTGCAGCATTTTTTCAGGTCCATCACCACGTTTAGCAGAGAGACTTGGTTTCCTCCTCCACGAGTGTTCAGGGCCTCAAAGTTACGAGTTAGGATGAACTTGTAGTATTTCCTGGGTAAGAACAAAGACACAATGTCATAAACtaatgagaaaagaaaactttaaactATACACGATCCagaacttttaaaaatgaataatgccAACCCATATGGTGTTTTTCTATTACATCTGTCGGCCTAGCTCTACTTGGTTTTACTCGGCTCATCAGCCCGGGATTTGCATCTTCATTAGAACAGGGCTACCtgttgaaggtgtgtctttaactgatgacgTACTTGGGTTGTATAGCAGTCAGGGGATCGGCTGTAAacactcttcctccctgcagcactatcaaaaaaagtttaatttcctaCAAATTCTTTACAATAAAACTCCATCGTTGTCTTGTTATTTAGAAGCTTTTATGAATCAGCAAAATCAGAAAATGGtaggttttcaccagcagtaacttaacacgACTCCTGATACAGCTGAAAGCAAATGCGAGGAAACAGTACGAACAGAGACACTGAAGATAAACCCAACCAAAAGGACCTATCTCTCAGATTCCCGGCACGGACATGAGTTAAGTCTTGCAACATAGGCTTGTTTGAGGAAGAAAAGGGGGTGGTCACTGGGTGGACGTCTCTGCGGACCGCCTGGAGGCCCTTCTCCAGGGTAGGTCCATCTCAGGTGTGGCTTGGTTCAACTTGGCACAGtaaaactggtaatggaaatgcaaatcattGTGGCTCGGTTTGCCTCGGTGCGGCCAAAAGTGCCAGTGGGAAAACACCAATCGTCTTCAGTATGTAGCCTGCTTTAACTTTCATGGGTGCATACTTTAACAACTATAACTATATTTCTACACATGGTCTCTAAGCTTACTTCTGCATGGGGCTCAGCTCCACTCTAACGATGAGCTCGGTCTTTGAAGGCATGTGTTTGAAAACATCAGCCTTCAGCCTCCTAAGCATGTGTGGTCCCAGCATGTCATGGAGCTTCTTGATCTGGTCCTCTTTGGCAATGTCTGCAAACTCCTCCAGAAACCCTTCCAGGttgctgcagagaggaaaaaaaaaaggaaaaagaaaaatacataaacatagGGGAAGCGTGGGTGTTTTCATTGCATCTGCAATATAGCCGCATATGGGGCTACTAACTTGAATCTCTCTGGGGTCAGGAAGTTCAGCAAGTGGAAGAGCTCCTCCAGGTTGTTCTGAAGAGGAGTGCCAGTGAGCAGCAGCTTGTGTTGCAGCGGGTAGTTATTCAACACTCGGAAGAACTAATAACAGCCagggagaaaggagaggcaccggatttaataataaaaacatgacagcCCATAACAGTTAGCATTATAGCCAGgagtggaatgtaactaaatacatttactcaggtgctgtacttaagtacaattttgaggtggTTTGACTTTCCATCTCCTGCTTTTTACTCTATTtttacactacatttatttgataactttagttactttgaagattagatgctgcatcagagccacgtatgtgtataatttacttttacttttgatacttgagtacatttaatatcagatattttaagacttttactcaagtaatacTCCTATGGGtggctttcacttttaccaaagtaatattttgacacgatatctttacttttactcaactatgacttttaataactttttataAGACTGATTATAGCATGTGAAAAACAGGAGCGATACAgttgcaaacacatttttgatcaATCAGAATTCTACTTGAAAGTACTATATGTTATCACCTTGGACTGGTTGTTTTTGAGTCTGTGAGCCTCGTCAACAACCAGACAGGCCCACTCGATGGAGCCCAGCACAGCCTGGTCAATGGTAATCAACTCATAGGATGTCAGCAGGACATGGAACTTGACTGTTGAGTCTTTCTGTAAAGCACAGAAAAAGAGGACATTAGTAGAgctgcaaaacagaaaatacaattaCTAGGGCTGCAAGGAATTATTTCCACTGTTAAtacagcaccacaaactaaaATTGTTAGTTGAACTTTTATATAATTTAGCAGCACTGTAGCCATCAATTCTTTACAAGAAATCAAGTGCTAGTTTACAGGCTACAAATTCAAACCAACTATGCTTTTCATCGCTCTTTCCTTTaaaagagcttgaacaatttaATCATCACTCTTGCTCTTTTCTCTACTTCTTCCTTACCTTCATCTTGGATGCTTTTTTCCCGCCTCGTATGGCATTTCCCTCAAAGGAGAACTCGTTCTCCCTGATGACAGCCCTGCTGTCTTTGTCCCCTACGTAGGTCACCACATACATGTCAGGGGCCCACATCTCAAACTCTCTCTCCCAGTTAATGATGGTGGACAGGGGGGCGCTAACCAGGAATGGACCCTTGGAGTGACCCTGcaagagtgaaagaaagagtcATGTTATTTATATAGCTGCATTTATCCAAAGAGCTTTACAGGTGCTGGCTCAGactacctcctgagccacagccgcagTTTATTCAGCAAAAATTCAAGATATGTAAACAACTGTAATTGTCTTGCCCTGCCTTTAGGATAGAGTTCCTTACTTAGAGCTCATCCCCTTTAATGGACAGAGTTACTGTGTGTCACATGTCTGAAAACCCACCCACTAACACTGATTGACAGGGGAGGGCAGATTGGACAAAATTGCATCAGGAACTTgcaggaaatacattttatttcattttatatttcacatttttgcataaGTAGGCTTAAAGTCATCTTTAGCCTTATTAATTATGAAGAAAATGCTTAAAATTATTTGAAGACAatcaaaaatattataattctTACCTCCTTGTACAATGAGTAGAGGAAGACAGCCGTCTGCACAGTCTTGCCTAAACCCATCTCATCAGCCAGGATCGTGTCTGTGGCCTGAGCCCAAGAAAACCTCAGCCAGTTCAACCCCTCCAGCTGGTAAGGATGCAGAGTGCCTCCTGTGCTGTCCAGGTAGTCAGGCTGCCGATCAAACTTGATGGTGGGCTGGAAGGAAGACAGAAGAATATCAATTCGACATCCATCCTGATTCAAGCTGCTTTTATTCTGCCAAGTGAAAGCGCTCGACTGTGTTGCTTCCTGTTATCATAAATAAaccattaatttatattttgttcaAAGTTTCAAAATACTTACATCTACAACTGGATTCGCAGGTGGTCGCTCTGCCTTCTTCACTTTGACTGCCTTCTTTATCTTCTTACCAGGTCTGCCCTCATCACCCACCATCAACTCCCTGAAAGACAATGACAGTATGTGAGATAAAACATACTTTCAACCTGTACCACAACAGAATAATTATCTGGCCTTTTTTAAATCTCTCCTTACCTGTGATTCCAATATGTCTGTTTGTAGGTGTCAAACTCTGGGACGTCCATCTCCTCGCTCTCCCAGGTTGACTGGTCATAAGCCAGATCTCTCCATTTGATCAAGTAATGTACGTTGTTCTTTTTATCAACACtgacatgaaaaggaaaaaaacagacaggaaagatGGAGTTATGATAACGCATGATTACTGTGTTTGCTCTCCAGGTGTGAACAAGTATAGATAATAATAAGAACAAGTTTGTCTTCattcaattaattttctttacaAACATGGTATTCTAACTAATCTTTCTTAGGTGGTTAAATTATATTGCAGTTAggtgctttttgctttttttaagaCATACAATTTCTAAGGCACTAACTACAGAAATTCACATCTAAACAGAATAATAACCTGTTAACACAACAACTTGAAGGCTAAAATACAATTTCAGTCTGGTTACACACCTTCAGCGCAAACAAAATCTACAGTATGCTTCTTTTTAAAGATGAACTGTATATTTATAATGAGATTATACTTGTCCTACCTGTGGTTGAGGATGCGATGGATCATCAGCCACTCCATCTTGACTCCATAACGGTAAAACTCCTCTTCCATGTGGATAAAGAGAGGATCCTTATTCTTCCTCttggtgcttttgttttcatcaccCTCACCGCCAAAATCCACAGGCGGCGGTTCGTCCATGTCAGTCTTTCTCTGGTAGTTGCGGAACATCACCTGGCAGTTCAGCTCCAGCTGAGGACAAGCAGCAGGGAGATAAAGAAAGGACCATTAGGTTTGTGTGAGTCTATGTGAGGGAAGTGCACAGAGAAATCCATATTCTCAACTACACGTGGATATAGTTTCAGAGAGTGTTTGGTACCTGTAGCTCCAGCACCCAGGAGCAGTGCCAGTAGGACATATTGCACCATTTGACAAAGAACTCCCTCTCCCTGCGGCCCGCCAGCGGAGGGGGATCAGGAGCATCAGCAGGGAGGTCAGCAGGACGAGGGACAGGCGTGGGGGCCGGCGGCTCCCCCCATCGCCATGTTAAAACCTTCTGGACTTTGCCCTTCATCGGCGGACACTGTCAGGAAGTAGGAGAGGAAATAATTAAGGATATGATGCTTGTTAATTAGCAAATGTCATTTGTCTGATAAAAAATTCTGTTTGGAAAAATACCAAGTATAGGACATGATAAACCAGCAAATTAAAACTAAAAGGCTGCCATGGTTTCTCTAAAATGCTGTGGGCATGCACAAGATGGAATCTGcatcaccacacacacccacatgagCACATGCATGCGCAGACTTGTGTGCACCAGTGCACATCACTCACCTTGCAGCGGGGGCAGATCCATTCTCCATTGGGGATTTCAGGGAGAGGAGGGTTGAGGCAGTGGATGTGGTAGGAGGAGGGGCAAGTGTCACAGCATAGCAGCTCCCCTCCGTCCTTGCACACCCGGCAGAACTCAATGTGGTGgtcatcttcttcctccaccCCTTCatccctcctgtcctcctcatCTTCGCCTTCGGCCTCAGAGAGCTCATCCCTGGCCTCCCACTGAATCCCCTCCTTCTCCTGGTGGCAGAATTACAGACGGAGGGAGGTGGTATGAGTGTGTGAGGGGGAGGAAGGCGGGGGGGGCAGACAGGCAGGGAAGGTATGCGGAACAGagtgaaaggaaaaaagggAGGGGTGTGGGGTGATTTTCAAGAGCGCAGGGAGTGTGTGGGGGGGTGCAttgcgtgcgtgtgcatgttgCCGTGTGGAGCGATAGTGGAGGGAATGGGAGGGGAGGGACAAGAAGAGGAAATGGGGgatgggggaggggggagacGTGTGGTGTGGAATAGGAGAGGATAGACGAGAACATGAGCAATAGGGTGGGGGGGGGCAGCAGAGGACAAAGAGAtcatataaaaatgttaaaatcaccTTTAACAAAGTCTATTTTCCAACAATCAACTCTCGTCAATACAACTTTCCACTGATACACTTCAGCAGTATTTTACAGACAGGTGTAATTTTTGCCCTGCGGTTTCATACTCCAGGAATCACACAAAATCTTCTCTAACATACAATATAATGGTCTGTACAGAGAGTTGAGCTCACGGTACTCACACAGTGTGGGCAGCTCCACTTGCCCTCAGGTGCTTTCTCCATGTCAGGGTCTAGACAGACCATGTGATAAGCTCTGGGACAGGTGTCACACAAAATGATCTCTCCTCCCTGCTGGCACACCTCACAGTAGTCCTGGTGGTCTGTCTCGTAGCCATCACCGTCCTCCGTCTCCACTGAAAGAAAGTGAGGACAATGACGATCttattcaacaaaacaaaataaaacctccTGCACTGGCCTGATGCATAGATAACAGAACAgactttttattttggtaatatTTCCATGCGaacctttcttctttttcttcgcACTCTTGGGTTTCTTCTTGGGACGGTTGCTGCGGTTGGAGCCATCTGACACAGAGAAACTCCCATCATCGAAGTCACTGTCGACATCGGgttcatcttcatcactctgACAGACGTTGAGAATGAGCAAAACACCAGGTTATATTATGGTACATATTATCAATATTCTGATTCAAAGATTGTTTAATTCTCAGAGGTAGAGGGAAGCAAAAAACTGCCAAACAGAAAGTATATTACAGAGGAGCGCTTCCTTTTGCTGTTGAGGCCCCCCAGTTTGATCTTGAGTGGAGCCACCTTCTTAGGTTTGGGTTTCGGCGGAGGCTTAGACGCAGACTTCGACTTCTTGCGAGCGTTGGGACCTGAGAAGAACAGAGATTAAAGTTTAATCAATACAACAATTGAACTAGTTAGAAACATTCTGAAATAGCAGATTTTCATGACACAAAGACATAATTATCACACAAAGCAAAATATTCGTGTTTTACATTTATCCTACTTTACCTTTTCCCTCTTTGGTCTTGGCCTTGCGTAGCGGAGGTGCCGGGGGTGGTGGGGGTGCAGCAGGTGTAGGAGCAGCGGCTGGAGCAGGAGTGGTAGCAGGTGAAGCGGTAGCACCGGTCTCTGCCCCTCCGTCTGTCCCTGCCACCACCATGTTCTCTACAGCGGCAGCCACATTGGCAGCTGCCAGGGCTGCATTGGCAGTGGCACAGCCCTACAAGGGGACACGGCACAGAGTGAGAAACTCTGGTCTctactgtcaaacacacaagagGACAGCAATTCTGAATGACTCACTCATTATAAGTCAGACTTCCAACCTTGTTTGTAATTGCAATACCTTCAGAGGGTTGTTGGTGCTGAATTCTCTCCACTTAGCCATCATTAACGTCATCATCttggacactgcaattttggGGTTCTTAGCTGCAATTAAAGGCCTAAGGACAGAAAATTTACAAGAAatatagttattttattttcatacataAATAGTTCCTTAAAAACAAGGTTGAGGAAAACAATAATATCTACTGTTAACAAAAAATGGGTTTACTCACCTGACAAACTGGCTGAAGGCCTTGTAGTTAGTGAGGGAGCTGTAGTCTTCCTGAGTAAAGACATGGTCAATGTCTTTCATGCCCCAGGCCTCCAGCAGCTGGGCAGAGCTTTTAGGCTGAGGCGGGGCGAGAGGGAGAGGTCAGTTTGTcatgaagacagaaagacagaattAACTAACTATCCCATCTGAATGAATCTTTACCTGGCAATCATCGTCATCATCCTCGTCATCTTCTGGTTCTGGATCTTTGCGTTTGCTCTTCGAGCTGGATGAGCCTCCTTTCTCTGCTGCCGCACCTCCTTTCTTCTTATCTTTGGCAGAGCTGGAgcgtttcttctttttcctcccgGGGGCATAATCActtccctcactctctgacCGCACACCTCCCTCGTCTGCATCTCGCTCTGCTGCTTCGACTCCAATCAGGTGCTCCGGGGAGCTGACTGGCAACTCCTGCAAGACATAATGCAACTTTGCAAATTACAAGAAGACACTGGTGATTATAtacttttatacattatataaattataaattaaagtttgttcctttatatttgatttattgtgatAATTATGCCACTTAAGATGGGGAAGTCATCGATGGAGCTACATTGGTCAGTGCATGGTTTGAActgattttattgattaatcttcTATTGCTTGACAAACTGACTTATCATTGCAGCGCTAGATCACTTGGTATCATTATTATCTGAATATGTTTGCCTTTAGGACAGTTGGATGTTTAGATAAACCAAGCATTTTGAATGTGTCATCTTCCATTCTCCACTACAAACAgatattttataatataatcAACAATTAAACTAATTGTTCATtgcagaccttatttcaggaaATGTAGTTACTACTCTTGTTGTACACTACCATGAATATGAAATAAAGGTCAGATGGAATGTGTCGCATTATATTTGGGgaccaaaaaatattcacaaaacacaaaataaatatattgataaTTTCATCATACATCCACAGAAAGGATGATTTATACATCTTTTTCACAGCTGGTTTACCGTCCACTGTGAACTAGTGGAGTAACTCACTATTTGGCTGTATAAAATCCATCACTTAGGGATGTTTTGTGAATGTCCTGTAGATCTGTGGGTCCTAAACTGATCTAATTGACTCACAGGAGTCCCTACTAATTGCTTAAGTGTGTCCTATTAGGCAGGCACCAAACTCCCCCCTGTTGTGACCCCACGTGGTGAGTTGACAGCTGCACAGAGAATTGTTTACCTGGTCAAATCTCGGAGTATCCTTTACTTCAAACATGAAAAGTTTGTCAAAAACAGCAAACTAACCTCTCTGATGGGTCTCTGCCTCTTGCTGCTCCTGCTCTCACGGCTGCTCTTCTtggctttcttcttcttcttcgacTTGGGTACCTCGTCTACATCAGACACAGCATCCTCCGGCTCGTCCTCACCTGCGGGCGACACGCTTTTTAATTAGCGCGAGGAGacggtgcacacacacacacacggacaggaGGCAGTGCTGCAGGCCGGTGGGAGACAGGAGCAGCCCGCGCACTGGCACGACTTAGCACCATGCccgtgcacgcacgcacacacacatgcatcgTGAATGCCACAACAGCGCAGGTTGAAACTTGTGTGTTTGAAACTTTGACAGTTCACGCCCGCACTCGAGAGGACACGTGTGAGGTTTGGGGTATAAGAGGGGCTGGAGATATGAAAGCTAAAACTATCAACACTTGCTTGACAAGTTAGCTAACTGACGGCGAGTGACGGACGGCCCGAGCAGACTACTCATGGCTAGctttaagctaacgttagcctcggCGAGCtcaagtgacagagagagatggaccTTCTTCAGAGGGAGAAAAGCGAGCTTACCGTGAAGAAGTGAGTGCTCCTCCGCGGCTCCGAAGTCTTCCCTCTCATCCTCGCTGCCCGACATTTTCCCagcgtttttattttattccttgCTGGTCGAATTAATCCCCCCTAAACCTTGCTCCTCGGTCGGCgagggaggagggaaaatgACGTGGGACTGTTGGAGAATGGACCGGGGGTGTCCAGGaagggagggggtggagggtgctgggaaaaaaaataaaaataaataaataaatggcattGGTTGGTAGCTAATCCTTGCTTTATTCCTCATGATTTACACTGCGTGTAATTGACCACCTGCGTGCTCAAACAAGTTGGGTAACTAGATTATCCACGCTTTGACATTGTGTGTTGTTGATTCGCAGGTATTTTTCTACACAGGAGTGAATGAAGTTAAGTGTGGCATCCATCATTGTTTCAAGTATGAGCGGCAAATTCGCGCTGTCGAGTTAAAACAATACATCAAAGAAAAGTTTAAGCATTGAAAGCCAACCTTCACACATTAGAAACTTACTGTAGTGTGTGTAATAGTCCCGGGTCGAGGtgtgctccctccctctctccctctctctctctgtcggtGCAGGAATTAATACAAGTCAGGCTGTTTGCACGGCAGTTGTTGTCATTTAGTGTTCATTCATTAAGCTCCGGCTGAACCAATGATCAgcgaaattaaaaaaatgagccGTCAATGACCCAAAACACGTTGCTCCgtccccctcttctctctcccccaACCTTACAGGCAGAGCTTAGCTAAcatcctcacaaacacacaaaggggGCAGACATCCCATAATAATCCCCCCctcccacactcacacaggacTCTGCATAGTTACCTCGCAACGGACAGACCATAATACTCTGCCtgcccccacccccctccaccAGGCGCGCGAGCGCACGCACATACGCACGTACACTACCACCACCACACGTGCATGCACCAGGCTCTTTGCACGCACACTCCTTCCCCTTTCCACTGGTAGTCCCAGCCCCCTTAGCAACCCCGTTGTCATGGTGACACCCCCTCCCTGCAGCTCCCCGACAGACCATAATACTCCAGCAGTAGCAGCATACATCCCATAATATACAACTCCTAAAAAGccaggaaagaaaaaataccAGTCACATGGTCTCCAAGGGAGCTCAAGTCCACTGGTGACAGCCCATAATACTCACTGAGCATCCACCTGAGAGTGAGCATGACTCTGACAAGAAGTCAAAGACTTTTGTTCCTGCAGTCCACACACAGGTGCGCTACATGTGCTGCGTGCAGGTCAAACAGGCCTGCAGAGCCACAGAGCTGGATGTGTGTCAAATACTTTGATGATGTCTTCAACCCTGCTCAGCATCCCTGAAGTACACCGAGGCCTCCTGTCACAGTGGTGTTGTTACAGTTACACTGCAACACATCTGTATCATCCACCACCAACACTGTGATTTTACAATGTTGGGTCGAGTCCTTCAAGTGCAGCAAGGGCCAACAGGTGTGCAAAGACCCAAGAGTGGTGGCAGGTACACATCCTATTTGGTCTGATGTTGCGGGCTGCAGGTCAAAGGTGAGTAAACTCCACTCAAAATGTTGCCTTCAGGTTCAGATTGTAAtgcagtaaataaatacagtcaaAACAGTTAATAAGACTGTCAAAGATAGTTTATTTAGTGGTACGAGAACTGCCGCAATGTGACATCCAAGGATCTGAGCACATCAGCTACAGATGGCAATTATGCTGTAGGCAACAGAACAAAAAGTGTCACATAAATTAACTAAAGCATCCATTGCATGTCTGCCACAGCTGCACATTTCTCCGCTAAGTCCTGGTGCTGCAGCTCATTGGATTTATGCTGCTTGCTTTCtgaaatcttttaaaaatacaagtgGCCACTGAGTCTTTGCTCGGCAGGGTCTCTGTTGTTCATAAcaccatttcaaaataaaagcacttgaATGTGCAACAAGTCGAAATAAAAGCTAAGAGAGAGCCCTTTAAAGCCACATGTGAGTCTTTATTGATATGCTGTAAGAGACTCATTTCCCCCTCTCTCAATtgcacttatttatttttatgtaactGAATCAGATTAAGCTGTAGTGATGCTAACAACCCTGCTCAGCATCCCTGAAGTAGCCTGAGGCCTTCTGTCATAATGTTGTCATTACAGCTAGACAGCAGCACATACAGCATGTCCCACTGACTGAGAAGAAAGGCCAAGAGGtgtgcaaaaacacaagaatgGTCCCAACCCATCAGTTTGTTGGGCTGTTGTGGGATGCAAAATGTTGCCTTCAAGGTCAGCTTGTAATGCAGTAAATACACTAAGGGCTGCTGCACATGGTTTTTCTATGATACAATATGTGACATAAAAGTCATGTCAACTACAGGACACAACTTTACCTGTAAAAATTGTTCAATAACGAGcccacactctctctcccctgtttCCCGTCACTCTCTCAGCTGTTCTGTCAAATAAAGGCTAAAAAGCCCCAAAAATAATcttgtaaaaatgtgttacagGCCAGCTGCAGCATTTCTACACTTAGTTATTGTTGCTGCAGCACATCGAAGCTTAATGCTGCTTGATTTCTAAAacctttacaaaacaaaataaaaatgtctgccaAACAACTAGGCTTCtcaatgtttttgttctgtcttttaacaatattttaaagTGGCAACACTTGAATAGTGAACAGTTCCAGTTTGAAAGGTTTGGAGCTTAGTAGGAGAACTTGAAGGCCACATGATCACACTGCAATTCACTGAAACACTGTGAGAGGCATTCAGTcctttctgctgcttttaattGCACTTTGTAATCACGCAGAATCTTATTTGGACGTGTGCAAATATGTGACAGTATTAAcaacatcttcctctctgtttctctttcacacacacacacacacacacacacacacacacacacacaggcatttgtc includes:
- the chd4b gene encoding chromodomain-helicase-DNA-binding protein 4 isoform X2, with protein sequence MSGSEDEREDFGAAEEHSLLHGEDEPEDAVSDVDEVPKSKKKKKAKKSSRESRSSKRQRPIREELPVSSPEHLIGVEAAERDADEGGVRSESEGSDYAPGRKKKKRSSSAKDKKKGGAAAEKGGSSSSKSKRKDPEPEDDEDDDDDCQPKSSAQLLEAWGMKDIDHVFTQEDYSSLTNYKAFSQFVRPLIAAKNPKIAVSKMMTLMMAKWREFSTNNPLKGCATANAALAAANVAAAVENMVVAGTDGGAETGATASPATTPAPAAAPTPAAPPPPPAPPLRKAKTKEGKGPNARKKSKSASKPPPKPKPKKVAPLKIKLGGLNSKRKRSSSDEDEPDVDSDFDDGSFSVSDGSNRSNRPKKKPKSAKKKKKVETEDGDGYETDHQDYCEVCQQGGEIILCDTCPRAYHMVCLDPDMEKAPEGKWSCPHCEKEGIQWEARDELSEAEGEDEEDRRDEGVEEEDDHHIEFCRVCKDGGELLCCDTCPSSYHIHCLNPPLPEIPNGEWICPRCKCPPMKGKVQKVLTWRWGEPPAPTPVPRPADLPADAPDPPPLAGRREREFFVKWCNMSYWHCSWVLELQLELNCQVMFRNYQRKTDMDEPPPVDFGGEGDENKSTKRKNKDPLFIHMEEEFYRYGVKMEWLMIHRILNHSVDKKNNVHYLIKWRDLAYDQSTWESEEMDVPEFDTYKQTYWNHRELMVGDEGRPGKKIKKAVKVKKAERPPANPVVDPTIKFDRQPDYLDSTGGTLHPYQLEGLNWLRFSWAQATDTILADEMGLGKTVQTAVFLYSLYKEGHSKGPFLVSAPLSTIINWEREFEMWAPDMYVVTYVGDKDSRAVIRENEFSFEGNAIRGGKKASKMKKDSTVKFHVLLTSYELITIDQAVLGSIEWACLVVDEAHRLKNNQSKFFRVLNNYPLQHKLLLTGTPLQNNLEELFHLLNFLTPERFNNLEGFLEEFADIAKEDQIKKLHDMLGPHMLRRLKADVFKHMPSKTELIVRVELSPMQKKYYKFILTRNFEALNTRGGGNQVSLLNVVMDLKKCCNHPYLFPAAATEAPKLPNGMYEGNALTKSSGKLTLLQKMMRKLKEGGHRVLVFSQMTKMLDLLEDFLENEGYKYERIDGGVTGNLRQEAIDRFNAPGAPQFAFLLSTRAGGLGINLASADTVIIYDSDWNPHNDIQAFSRAHRIGQNRKVMIYRFVTKASVEERITQVAKKKMMLTHLVVRPGLGSKTGSMSKQELDDILKFGTEELFKDELGEGDNKEDDSSVIHYDDHAIDRLLDRNQDATDDTELQSMNEYLSSFKVAQYVVKDEDDEEEVEREVIKQEESVDPDYWEKLLRHHYEQQQEDLARNLGKGKRTRKPVNYNDGSQEERGIRQDWQEDQSDNQSDYSVASEEGDEDFDERSEANARRPNRKGLRNDRDKPLPPLLARVGGNIEVLGFNARQRKAFLNAVMRYGMPPQDAFTNQWLVRDLRGKSEKEFKAYVSLFMRHLCEPGADGAETFADGVPREGLSRQHVLTRIGVMSLIRKKVQEFEHVNGQWSMPWMAELEENKRAAALAAGEDPKTPSTGTPADTQPNTPIPEDLSKSDDKEEMKKEGEDGKGAKKGDDPEIIEIPDESEKSPVLEKKEGEVDATTAKEEKEKETGNGDEGKEKEAEDARKEKEEKEKTSETDKDTPAEVKGEGSEGKTESEEDKVKAEEGKDEKMDTSSPTEEKREQKEEKDGVKTDEFNKLQNGENTKEGATAAPVVNVSEEKKKATKQRFMFNIADGGFTELHSLWQNEERAATVTKKTFEIWHRRHDYWLLAGIIQHGYARWQDVQNDVRFAILNEPFKGEMSRGNFLEIKNKFLARRFKLLEQALVIEEQLRRAAYLNMTEDPAHPSMALNTRFSEVECLAESHQHLSKESMSGNKPANAVLHKVLKQLEELLSDMKADVTRLPATIARIPPVAVRLQMSERNILSRLASRGPEVTAQNQSQTSQQMQVQR